Proteins found in one uncultured Desulfuromonas sp. genomic segment:
- a CDS encoding methyltransferase domain-containing protein — translation MTSANWNQRWKERQERPLQADNWLLKMLPLLPETGTVLDIACGRGRNAVYLQQHGWQVTAVDGSDEALHQLQSVCPQIITRHHDLDQPLELSQRFDLVLQFFFLNRRQLPHFMQQVRPGGAMIVRTFSDAGEFGSKGGNPEHRLQPGELLEIFSPWEILCHEEGLDPSHKGGSLAGIVARRPL, via the coding sequence ATGACCTCGGCCAATTGGAATCAACGCTGGAAAGAGCGCCAGGAGCGCCCCTTGCAGGCCGACAACTGGCTGCTCAAAATGCTGCCACTGCTGCCTGAAACAGGTACAGTGCTGGATATCGCCTGCGGCAGAGGGCGTAATGCCGTGTATCTGCAACAACACGGCTGGCAGGTCACAGCAGTGGACGGATCAGACGAGGCTCTGCATCAGCTTCAATCCGTTTGTCCGCAGATCATCACACGCCATCATGACCTCGATCAGCCTCTTGAACTGAGTCAGCGCTTTGATCTGGTGCTGCAGTTTTTCTTCCTTAATCGCCGACAATTGCCTCATTTTATGCAGCAGGTGCGTCCCGGTGGCGCGATGATTGTGCGCACATTCAGCGATGCCGGAGAATTTGGCAGCAAGGGTGGTAACCCTGAGCACCGTCTGCAGCCGGGGGAATTGCTGGAGATTTTTTCACCATGGGAGATTCTTTGTCACGAAGAAGGGCTGGATCCGTCACACAAAGGGGGCAGTCTGGCCGGAATTGTTGCGCGGCGACCGCTTTAA
- a CDS encoding energy-coupling factor transporter transmembrane component T: protein MKRKSVDALFMAAPVLNKPESRLNVPVGVHLLMTIALSSCAFLVRDGRWISTMIVVNLLWMMVCGVPWRQLKRLVRPFVMQTLLLLLLYGFKQGQQGVVPAAQVSLQLMLTLMPPIVLSWCVPPSHMARTFSRWMPDQAAFVLAASLHFFPLVLGEWRILYQAQQLRGVPLAWKQLLQPWKWSLVMRCLVVPAVVIAMSLAHEIALAARARNFTNGPRSCWMEEQ from the coding sequence TTGAAACGCAAAAGCGTTGATGCGCTGTTTATGGCTGCACCGGTCCTCAATAAACCCGAGTCGCGGCTGAACGTGCCTGTTGGCGTCCATTTGCTGATGACGATTGCGTTGTCGAGCTGTGCATTTCTGGTGCGTGATGGGCGATGGATTTCGACCATGATTGTCGTGAATCTGTTGTGGATGATGGTGTGCGGGGTGCCGTGGCGGCAATTAAAACGGCTGGTGCGCCCTTTTGTTATGCAGACGCTGCTGTTGCTGCTGCTTTACGGTTTTAAACAGGGCCAGCAGGGTGTGGTGCCGGCAGCTCAGGTGTCGTTGCAATTGATGCTGACCCTGATGCCGCCCATCGTGCTGAGCTGGTGTGTGCCGCCGTCTCACATGGCGCGCACTTTTTCGCGCTGGATGCCGGATCAGGCCGCGTTTGTCCTTGCGGCCAGCCTGCACTTTTTCCCGCTGGTGCTTGGCGAATGGCGCATTCTTTATCAAGCGCAGCAGTTGCGTGGCGTGCCTCTGGCGTGGAAGCAGTTGTTGCAACCGTGGAAATGGTCACTGGTGATGCGCTGTTTGGTGGTACCCGCCGTGGTGATTGCCATGAGTCTGGCCCATGAGATCGCGTTGGCCGCCAGAGCCCGAAACTTCACAAATGGACCCCGCAGTTGCTGGATGGAGGAACAATGA
- a CDS encoding ABC transporter ATP-binding protein: MAEWNTTSNIENAEVLKLENFSFSYQVQQPILSRINLTIRAGECHCLCGATGQGKSTLALAMKGLLEGGQQDGCVSSSARRHEGDLPFAAVGLVLQNPETQLFAHTVGAEVAFGLENEAVPPAQMRARVAEALALVNLTVSLCTPTAHLSMGQKYRLLMAAVLVLQPRVLILDEPVAQLDEEGQQQLVRVVRRLLNQGIAVVLCEHSSQPFADLIDQYWTLAQGGRLLAGRVPAELSEAPTRLPSFSASTGKEAVVEAENLSVGYEGKTLWEGASFTLTAGEKMLVCGENGCGKSTLMQTLCGFLSPRDGELRVLGHCPSPQLLQGSALLMMQNPHKQLTETSVWDEVSLSHRLAGHSRCDCHQACDEVLAQCGITHLKHASPHQLSYGQRHLVALASVLVARPKVLLMDDPFAGLDATNQRRVRQLMERYCHEGMTVICASHESGDQWCDFDQVFAIHGGRFETQKR; this comes from the coding sequence ATGGCGGAGTGGAATACCACTTCTAACATTGAAAACGCCGAGGTGCTGAAGCTGGAAAATTTCAGCTTCAGCTACCAAGTGCAGCAACCGATCCTCTCCCGGATCAATCTGACCATTCGTGCCGGTGAGTGCCATTGTTTGTGTGGTGCCACCGGCCAGGGTAAATCGACCCTGGCTTTGGCGATGAAAGGGCTGCTTGAGGGGGGACAACAGGACGGCTGCGTGTCCAGTTCAGCCCGACGGCACGAAGGGGATCTTCCCTTTGCGGCTGTCGGGCTTGTTTTGCAGAATCCGGAAACCCAGTTGTTTGCTCACACTGTTGGTGCCGAAGTGGCTTTTGGTCTGGAGAACGAAGCCGTGCCGCCTGCCCAGATGCGGGCACGGGTTGCGGAGGCGCTGGCGCTGGTTAATCTTACTGTCTCATTGTGTACGCCGACTGCACATTTGTCCATGGGCCAGAAATATCGCCTGCTGATGGCTGCGGTTCTGGTGTTGCAGCCGCGCGTGCTGATCCTTGATGAACCGGTTGCACAATTGGATGAAGAGGGGCAACAGCAGTTGGTGCGCGTGGTGCGTCGGTTGCTTAATCAGGGGATTGCCGTGGTGTTGTGTGAGCATTCTTCCCAGCCCTTTGCCGATCTGATTGATCAGTATTGGACGTTGGCGCAGGGCGGCCGATTGCTGGCTGGCCGTGTGCCTGCGGAGCTTAGTGAGGCACCGACAAGGCTTCCGTCTTTTTCCGCCAGCACTGGTAAAGAGGCCGTGGTTGAGGCTGAAAATCTCAGTGTCGGCTACGAAGGCAAAACACTGTGGGAAGGCGCTAGCTTTACCCTCACTGCCGGTGAAAAAATGCTGGTGTGTGGCGAAAATGGCTGTGGCAAAAGCACTCTGATGCAAACGCTGTGCGGTTTTCTCTCCCCCCGCGATGGTGAGTTACGGGTGCTGGGCCATTGTCCCTCACCTCAACTGTTGCAGGGCTCGGCGTTACTGATGATGCAGAACCCGCATAAACAGTTGACCGAGACCAGTGTCTGGGATGAGGTCAGTTTAAGTCATCGCCTGGCCGGACATTCACGCTGTGACTGTCATCAAGCGTGCGATGAGGTGTTGGCACAGTGCGGGATTACCCATCTCAAACACGCCTCTCCGCATCAACTCAGTTATGGTCAGCGCCATCTGGTGGCACTGGCCTCCGTGCTTGTGGCGCGGCCCAAAGTGTTGCTGATGGATGACCCGTTTGCCGGGCTGGATGCGACCAATCAACGCCGGGTGCGCCAGTTAATGGAGCGTTATTGTCATGAGGGGATGACGGTGATTTGCGCCAGTCATGAGTCCGGCGATCAATGGTGCGATTTTGACCAGGTGTTTGCCATTCACGGAGGCCGTTTTGAAACGCAAAAGCGTTGA
- a CDS encoding TonB-dependent receptor plug domain-containing protein, whose protein sequence is MSKKLHQALMLYLTLGVLVAMTSTSWAAQATVPSYELGEIVVSAESNETEKVATLYTLDATTLKDRGVRTLEDALVLVPGVYVRYGADGVPRIDIRGFRTRHVLFLLNGIPLNSTYDGQFDPRTVPVEIIEQIKVTTGGGSVLYGSGGNGGIINIIAKQGQPGLHGSIVAEIGQEDSALGRLSLVGGTEKVHAFASVGRIDRDGTPLSNHFSPTKAEDGDERDNSDFEQTNVFTNLDVQVTDRTLVGLTVNYQEGEYGKPAVTNYDKNDPFTKKEKFLRVDDSEGMSSQLAFSHKATDRFTVRGWGFYNELELEENRYDDNTYSSQAKKGAYESNSTTRTTGGAIQLNADLQDAGGLSLAVSTQNDDWEDKGFEVDKNNVAVNYKNNEDVDQYNVALEYEVALGGKAGMVAGMGYHVQDRSSGGDEDAYSYLIGFHFDPVVGTRLKINHARKVRFPSIKQLYDIDSGNEDLDAEHTMHYELGVEQALPGKTLFSLTGFINDAKDFIEKDEVTEINKNADEYMFHGFEVALENEAIDDLLLRLSYSYLESEDRSSDSDIHQLQNRPRDRVTFESVYDTPWNMTAQASVQYVANQYSYDDDANQRRTPAFTLVDVKLTQKLLEEALELYVGVNNLFDEDYEQSYGFPQPGRYVYGGVEYHF, encoded by the coding sequence ATGAGCAAGAAACTGCATCAGGCCTTGATGTTATATCTGACCCTTGGGGTCCTGGTTGCCATGACATCAACGTCATGGGCGGCACAAGCTACTGTTCCCAGCTATGAACTGGGAGAAATCGTTGTTTCTGCAGAGAGCAATGAAACCGAAAAAGTCGCAACCCTGTACACTCTTGACGCAACAACCCTTAAGGACCGCGGTGTTCGCACTCTCGAAGATGCTCTGGTGCTGGTACCCGGTGTCTATGTGCGTTACGGTGCTGATGGGGTTCCCCGCATTGATATCCGTGGTTTTCGGACGCGTCACGTGCTGTTTCTGCTCAACGGCATTCCGCTCAATTCCACCTACGATGGCCAGTTTGATCCGCGCACGGTTCCCGTTGAGATCATCGAGCAGATCAAAGTCACGACCGGCGGCGGATCGGTGTTGTATGGTTCCGGCGGTAACGGCGGCATCATCAACATCATCGCCAAGCAGGGCCAGCCGGGTCTGCACGGCTCGATCGTTGCTGAGATCGGTCAAGAAGACAGTGCTCTCGGTCGGCTGAGCCTGGTTGGCGGCACGGAAAAAGTGCATGCGTTTGCCAGTGTCGGTCGCATCGACCGTGACGGCACACCGTTGTCCAACCATTTTTCACCCACGAAGGCCGAGGATGGCGATGAGCGTGACAACAGCGATTTTGAGCAGACCAATGTGTTCACCAACCTCGATGTTCAGGTGACGGACAGGACCCTGGTGGGCTTGACAGTCAATTATCAGGAAGGGGAGTACGGTAAACCCGCCGTAACCAATTACGATAAAAACGATCCTTTTACCAAAAAAGAAAAGTTTCTGCGTGTGGATGACAGCGAAGGCATGTCGTCTCAGTTGGCATTCAGTCACAAGGCGACGGATCGTTTCACTGTTCGGGGTTGGGGGTTTTACAACGAACTGGAACTGGAAGAAAACCGTTACGACGACAACACCTATTCATCACAGGCCAAAAAAGGTGCCTATGAGTCCAACAGCACCACACGCACGACAGGCGGTGCCATTCAGCTTAATGCCGATCTTCAGGATGCCGGTGGTTTAAGCCTGGCGGTCTCGACTCAAAACGATGACTGGGAAGATAAAGGCTTTGAGGTCGATAAAAACAATGTTGCCGTTAACTATAAAAACAATGAAGATGTTGACCAGTATAATGTCGCTCTGGAATACGAAGTGGCACTGGGTGGTAAAGCCGGTATGGTTGCCGGTATGGGCTATCATGTTCAAGATCGCAGCAGTGGTGGCGATGAAGATGCCTATTCTTACCTGATCGGCTTCCACTTTGATCCGGTGGTCGGCACCCGTCTCAAGATCAACCATGCTCGCAAGGTGCGTTTCCCGTCCATCAAGCAGTTGTATGATATCGACAGCGGTAACGAAGATCTTGATGCCGAACATACCATGCACTACGAGTTGGGTGTTGAGCAGGCTCTTCCCGGCAAGACGCTGTTCAGCCTCACCGGCTTTATCAACGACGCTAAAGACTTCATCGAAAAGGATGAGGTCACCGAGATCAATAAAAATGCTGATGAGTACATGTTCCACGGTTTTGAAGTGGCACTGGAAAATGAAGCCATTGATGATCTGCTGCTGCGTTTGAGCTACTCCTACCTTGAATCGGAAGACCGTTCCAGTGACAGTGACATTCACCAGTTGCAGAACCGCCCCCGTGACCGGGTCACCTTTGAATCTGTCTATGACACGCCGTGGAATATGACGGCTCAGGCTTCTGTGCAGTATGTCGCCAATCAGTACTCTTACGATGATGACGCCAATCAACGACGTACTCCGGCATTTACGCTGGTGGATGTCAAACTGACCCAGAAACTGCTTGAAGAAGCTCTCGAACTCTATGTCGGGGTCAATAACCTGTTCGACGAAGACTATGAGCAGAGTTATGGTTTCCCGCAACCGGGACGGTATGTCTATGGCGGAGTGGAATACCACTTCTAA